The Intestinibaculum porci DNA window AAACAGACCAACAAGACTACAGGCATTACCTATGTCTACGAGTCTAAGAGCTACTGGGATCCTGAAAAGAAGCAGGCTCGCTCCAAGCGAAAGCTGATCGGAAAAATTGATCCCGAAACCGGCAAAATGGTCCCCACCGGCAAAAAAGGTCCACAGAAGAAAAAGAGCGGAGAACCTTCAGCTGCCGAGAGGAGACAGTCAGCCGAATTAGCCAGACTGAAAAAGGAAAATATGGATCAGATGATATTAATCACTGATCTTCGCAAGCAGATAGAATCATTAAGCAGCCAGAACACAAAATTAAAGCAGCTGATTAGTGAGATCAGACAGCTAACCGTATCGTCAGAGGAGATCTAAACGTAACACTATGAAGGCAGACAGCGCATATTTTAAACAGCAACTGAATAAAATGAGTTATGCGGACCTGATTGCGGTTGCTTTAAAATATTATGAAGAGTGCTGCGGATTACGTGCCGAACTGGATGAATTAAAAAACACATTCAGCTACACAGCCGATGAGCTTAAGAAGGTTAAAGCCGAATGCGAAGATCTAGTTATAAGAGTTAACACTCTTAATCATGAGAATACCAGACTTCAGAATCAGACGGATGAGCTCAAAAAGAATCGCTTTGGAAGAAAGTCTGAAAAGATGAATGGCAAAATCCACGATGATGAGTTTAGCGACCCTCTTTCGGAAGAAATGAATGAAAGCGACTGTGATGGTAAAAAACAGAATAATAATGACAGCCAAAAATCCAGGAAAATAAAAAGACCTGCCTGCAGGCAGCTAAACAGGAAAAAGAAGACCAGACAGATACCAGAAATAACGATTATTGACTTTGACAGGGAGCGTATCGATAAAGAATACGGCTACGGCAAATGGACATTAAAAGGCTGGAACATATCCGAAGAATTTATGTTTATTCCAGGAAATCTCTACAGGGTATATGTCAAACGCCCAGTGATCAGAGTCTATGACGATGATGATACTAATGATTTACGCGAAGTGGCACTGCCGGTTAATAAGCTGATGTTAAGGAGCAAGGTTACGCCTTCACTGCTGGCTTTTATCATGTCTTTCAAATTTGTGCTGGGAGTTCCCCTGGCAAGGCTGTCAAGGGTTCTGTCATATCAGGGAATCAACCTGTCAAAAGAGATAATGTCAGACTGGGTCATTAAATGCACTGACAGATATCTAAAGCCAGTCTATAGCGAGATAATGAGACAAATGGCCTGCCGGACATACACCCAGATTGATGAAACCTATCTGGAAGTCATCAATGACGGAAGAAATGCGGGAAGCAAAAGCTACATATGGTGTCATATCACTGGCGAATTTGAAGAAGAGCGGCCGCTGGCAGTCTTCTGCTTCGAGCTGACAAGATCAGCGGATCACCTTCTTGAGTTCTATGCGGATCTTAACGACGGCACAATCCATCTGACATCTGATGCCTACAGCGCCTATTATAAGCTGGCTTCGGAGAAAAAGGATCATGTAATACTCGGCGGGTGCTTTATGCATCTGAGACGCAGACTGTACAAGGCATATGAAGTGAAATTTAAAGCGGTAAAGGATAAAGAGCTTCTTGAGGAAAGCCCCGAAAAAAAGTGTCTCGATATGATCGGTGATCTTTACAGCGCTGATGATGATGCCAAAGAACTTACCGCCAAGGAAAGAGCTAAAGTCCGAGACGAAATCGAAAGACCGCTTGTCGATGCATACTTTGATTATATCAAGTCCCTTGATATCAGCAGCGGCACTTTTAGTGAGGAAATGGAGGATGCGGTGAGCTACAGCCTCAATCATGAGGATGCATTCAGAGTGTTTCTTGATGATCCAATGGTTCCAATCGATAACGGTGAATGCGAACGCAAGATTCGTAATATAGCCATGGTCAGAAACAATAGTCTGTTCTGCTATTCCATCGGCGGCGCTGAAACGCTCTGCATCATTATGACGCTTATTGAAACTGCCAAGTCAAACGGCTGCGATCCGCATACGTATCTGGAATATCTTTTCGAAAGCTCACTTGCCCATGCCAGCGTCGATATTAGCGAATATATCGATGAGATGATGCCCTGGTCAAGCGAATACCAAAAATTCGAGGAAGAGAGGTTCAGCAGACCGTTAGGGAAAATACCAGACTTCTGCACTGAAGAGCCTGAAATGCCAGTTAAAGCTGATGTGGATACTGCAAGAGCTGAAAGACGACACGCAATGATGACAGAAAATATAAATAGCACAACATCCAGGCCAGCGGCTTAACAGCCGCCGGCCTAGGAGTGCTTGTTTTGGGTTTTATTAATATCCCGGGCAAAAAGAATTGCCTTAATCGATTAATATGCAGCCTGCTGAAGACAGCTGAAAGATCATAAATCTATGCAAACACTAACCAGACATAGTACCGCTAGCAGATCAGACTATGAAGTTATATCTTTATTACACTGATCCAGCCCGCAGCAGCCTTCAGGCATAACAAAAAAGTAAAATCAATACTCTGAATAAGATGTCATTAATATAACTTAGCCAAATTAAACACCCCCGGCAACACTGTTAGCAGCAGTAGCTGGGGGATTTCCATTAAAAGTTATATTTATTCAAGTTAGAGAGTAACCGGTTTAAAATCAAAAATCATGCTTATATAGATTTTAAATTATCATAATTTTGTAATTATGGATATTTAATCTAACGCTTACTTTCCTTTTCACGCTTTGTTGGATTAACCATCATGATTAATCACCTCTCTTATCAGATCTTCTAAATAATTGTCTTGTAATTCTCCCTTTTCTAATAATACTCTACCATCGGCGATTCATTCATTCAATGAGTTCTTTTTCATGAAATTGTCAGATGCACTTACATATTTTTCATCATTTTGCATTTGAACTACGATATATTTTCTTAAATCTGATTCAAGATTCATCTTTGCATCTTCAAAGCTGCTTTTTTCTGATATCTTTAGCAGCACCCCAGTGATTTTTGTGAGTCATTTCGTGTATGAATAGGTTCTTTGATTCTTTACGTTGCTTAAGAGAATGAGAATAACCAGGGGAACTTTTTATGCTATCACATATCAGAATGAAAAAATAAAGGTTATCACAATCCGCGGTTTCTAAGCGCATGAATGGATCACCTTTTCTATTATCTTCTTAAGTTGTTTCAATTTGCAGTTTATTGCTTTAAAGTAGTTTACATACTCTGCCGGTCCACACGCTAGAAAAAGGCACGAATTTTAGGACGCTTACAGTCTTTGTATTCATTAAGATCCCTTATAATTTCGTGCGAATAAATCCCTTTCCATTATACGATCACATATCCTTCCAGTGCCAAGACCTTCAATGCCCTTTCAAAGTTTTCTTCTTTTACAAGGATATAGTCTGTATTATACGTTGAAACAGCAAAGATGCCTATTTTATGCTCAGCAAGAATACCTGACAGTTTTGAAAGAATTCCAATCAAAGAAAAATCCAGCGTCCCCTGAATGCGAAAGCCTTTCCATCCATCATCCCGTTCAATGGTCTTAGCCGGAGTATCTTCTGTTTTACAAACCAAGGATATCTCTTCATCCGTTTTTCCAATAAAATAAAATGCAGATGTCATATCTATATCCGATGTATTCCGTATCTTACAAACAGTCAGATTGTACTCTATCTTTTTCAATTCCAATTTCATCAATTCTCCTTTCGTACTCGATTCGTCTTCCCTAGCATACACGACCTGTTCTTTTATTGAATTGCGATATAACCCTCTAAAAAACTTCCCTATGTGCTATTTTCCAGTCTGATTTTTGAGACACAAGAGTTCTCAACGATTCCAGCGGGTTTATAGCTGATCCTATTTTTTCTTCGACAGCAATGCTACCGACTCAATGTGGCACGAGTTGATAGTAAGTACGTCACAGGCCCCAGTGAATACCCTGGAACCCAACCACTTACTCTTTAACGATAGCTCCATTTTTGCACCCACCTTTATGCAGCATCAAATGTTCTTATCTTATTTAAAAAACTATCCATATAACCGTTCATTTCCTCATAACGATCAGAAAGCTCGTTAACCGCCTTATCATTCATGCTATGAGTAAGCGAATCTCTAAGTTTCTTAACTGACCTGCTACCTATTTTTTCTTCTGCACCAAACAACTTTGTCAACAACTCTTTATCAAAATCGTATCCTGCAAACGCCAACGCATGCGGCGCCTGCTTCATTGTGACTTTCAAATAATCTGGATGTTTCCTGTTTTTATTAAATTGGTGTTCTTCTAAAATAACCTTGTAAACTATCTCGCGTATGGAGAACTTTTCTTTAAAGTCATCTATCAACTTCTTCTTTTCTTTATCAGCAACCAGTTTCTCAATACGAATCAGCTCATCTTTCGCTCGATTTCTTAAGGACAACTTTTGTGTCTCATCCAACTGCGTTAACGCCATCTATGTACTCCTCCGTCAAATTCTCTTATGTAATGTTTGGAGATAGAATACGTAAGAGTTCTTCCATACTTTTTTCTATATTCGCCACATCTACAAAGAACAATGAAACCGTCGCACCATCTCCACTATCAAAAGTAATTCTTCCGCTATCTTTCATAGCGGCATTGACCGGATAAAGAAGCCATATTTCTGGCGTAACATATTTCTTGGAATACGCATACATCTGATACATGTCGGCCTGAGATATCCCATAGTTGGCCCCTTTGTCATTGACGAGACTCTTCCACTTGGTATCGAGAATAATAACACTGCCATCATCCCTGGTAACAACAATGCTTGGTGTTCTTCTCTTTTATATACTTTCCGCTTTTTATACGCTCATCATTTTGCTTTTCTGCATCTGAAGGAATCGCCCAGTATGAACCTATCTTTGTAGCACCTGGTATGCGGCCCTCTGAACACAACACTTGAATTCTCCTGACGGATATACCCCACTTCTCTGATGTTTATTTTATAGATAAGTACTCCATATTATCCTTTCTTAGATAGAAAAAGGCATTTTACAACTTAAATTTAAGTTTATGCCAAAGTACGAACAAAATCAATTAAAAAAGTGGAAAGGATAATCACCTCACCGCTAGTATTTATCTATCAATATCCATGTCAATTCCTGCTTTAAAGGTAAGCGTAATAAAATCCGTGCCTTTTGCTAATGTTTTTTCCCTGCTATGATCATGGCATGGAGGTAGTAAAATATGGATTTTTATACATTAACTAAAAAGCATCAAATGTTATAACTGGGATGCTATCATTGAGGATCAGAAAAATAGCCATCTTACTGTTAAAAAGTACTGCGATCTTAATCATATTGCAGAGTCCAGTTTTTATAAGAATAAGGCAAAGCTGACTGGCGGAAGTTCCAAATCTGACAGAAATATGCACAGTCATTTTATCCCTGCAGTGCTGACAGATAAAATGACTAATATGATCACCTTAAAGATTGAAATTCCTGTACTGAAGATGTGCTCAGAAAGATTGTGAAGGCTTTATGATTATTAACGAAGATGAAATAAAGCATATTTATGTTTCAGCACAATATCAGGATATGCGCAAATAAATTAACGGTCTGTCAGTTCTTGTTGCAAACTGCTTTGATATGGATATCATGAATCACAGTTTTTTTATCTTTACCAACCGCTCATGCACACAGATCAAAATGCTCTATTATGATTACAGCGACTTTTGGCTTATCACCAGGAAGCTTAAGAAAGGACGTTTTCATGTAAAAGAACACGAAGATAAAAATGTCATTGAAATGGATAAACATCGGCTTTTAAGACTGGTTAAGAAAGGCTTTCCAGCAGCTATTCGTACTCATTAACGATAGCTCTCTGAAAAGCCTTTAATTTACCACATTATTCTTGCTTGCCTAGGTTCACCTTTGACATTAAGACTACCGTCTCCACATGCGTTGAAATGTCTGAACTGCTCTCTTTTTTACCTCATCGGTTTGCGGGAACTTATCAATAGTTACCGCCTCTGCTTTGCATCAGCAAACAGGAAGTTAGCGATTTCTTTTTCCGGTATTCTTTGTCCCACGGATTTCTTCATGATAGAAATAATCTACGATCACCGGATGTCCCTGTGGGACTCTGCCATAAGGCATTTCATTATCAACAAAGGCACAATCATACTTCTTATCCATTTTCTCAGCTTTTACTTCAAGTGCTTCAAAGTAGCTGCGTTTATGCTTGTTATAGATCTCATCGTAAAGCGGTACAAGATCAGGATATTTTCCGGCGATATAATCCATAATCGTCTTTTTGAAACCGCCTCGAAGATTTAGATTTTCGAGCCAGAACAGATCACACTGCTCCTTTACCCGCTCAAAGATTGCTTCAAAATCCGTGATACCGGGGAATACCGGGGATACGAAACAGACTGTACGGATACCTGATTCATATACCTGCTTCATAGCAGCGATACGGCGCTCAATGCTCGAAGCAGAGTCCATATCGTTCTTGAAATTTTCATCTAGTGTGTTGATCGACCATGAAACGGTTACACGTCCAAGCTTCTTCAGCAGATCAATATCCCGTACCACAAGATCCGACTTTGTGCAGATCAGAATATCTGCGTCACTGCCGATCAGCTGCTCCAGAAGTTTTCTGGTATTCCCGTATTGCTCCTCCTGTGGATTGTAGCCATCTGTCACAGAACCGATGACCACCCGCTGTCCCGCATATTTCTTCGGATTTTTAATTTCCGGCCAATGCTTCACATCAAGGAAAGTGCCCCATTCCTCCTTGTGCCCGGTAAAGCGCTTCATAAAAGAAGCATAGCAATACTTGCAGGCATGTGTACAGCCCACATAGGGGTTGACCGAGTAACCGCCTACCGGCAGACTAGACTTAGTCATGATGTTCTTTGTTTCCACCTCACGAATGAGGATTCCATTTATTATTTCTTCCATGATTTCTGTACCTCTAACACTTTATTAAATTCTTCCGGCATTTCCTGAATCATATTTTCATCCCCTATGATAGGGACAAGGTCTTCCTTCATAAACACCGGAATGCTTAGCTTATGTGCCTGGTCCGCCAGAGACCATGCCCATTCCGGCTCCGTATGAATCTTCCTGCTCTGAGCTCCGGTCATGGTGCCGACAACGATCCAATTGATTCCGGAAAGGTCAACTGTGCCGGGATCGTCGAATAACGGCTCAAAGGTAACATGGTAATGTTTTGCTCTGACGTTTTCCCGAAGGGCGTCGATACGCCACAGTTCTGCTTTCCTCGTCACCGTAACGCCAAACCATGCGTTTTTCAGATCGGTATCAAAATCCAGCAAATCAGGTTGCTTGGTAAGGAACAGGAACTGATGCTGTGGATTTTCACGGATCTTTTCAAACACCTCGTCTCTCCATTCCGGCTTCCATCCAGAGAGATCGCTCATGCCGGTAAGAAGAAAGTTCTGCGGACGTTTCTTTTCCATCATCTTGAGCTTACCCGGAAAGAATTCAGGAGCAGCGAAGTCATCAATCATACGCCAGCGTTTCACGTTGTTGCGGGCATAGCAATATGTACACCCCACTGTGCAGCCAATGACGATATTCATGTTCTGAATCTGATCTTTGATACAAATACTCATGACTTCTGCCACTCCTCAAGATTCTTTCTGATGCGGTCGAGGTATTCCTCAAACCGAGTAATTTCTGTAGTTCGTCAAATTATCATAGGCTCTAAAATCTTTTTATTTTAGGCAAGTGATATATACAAAAAAGGCTGCTTTTTCCGGTGGCATCACTTTATTTCTAATACTTCCGCACTTTATTTTAGTACATTGTATTAATAATGAATAACTAAAGCATTTCCGTAATATGGCACTTAGCGTCCTCGTTTGACGGCATCAAATTATAAGTAATTCATGCATCATTTTATAATGATAGACAAGAGCACATTATAATCATCAGAAACGTCAAATTATAATAATCATGTTGACGCAAATTAAAAATGACGGCAACCGCAAATTATTTTATGCTTAGCCATCATTTTATTTTAAGCACTGAAGTCACATTATTTTGCGTATTCAAACGCATTTTATTATAGATATGGGCGTCACTTTATATCATTCAGCAGATGCACATTATTTCCTATGCTGGAATAGATTAAGCTTTATTTAGAACCAGCAGTCCTCATTGAACATGTTTTCTACCATTTCCTCATCAATATCATCGAGAGATGACATGATGGTGTTCTTGGCTCTTTCGGATTTATAAAGGTAGTCAACCTTTCCTTCGAGTCTTTCAATCTGGATCTGCATATCCCGAAGCACGACGCAAAGCTCATCAATATAGCATACTTCATCATGAACAGCATATGTCATACTCTTAGTATCTTTGACAAGACTGCTAATCTGATCAACACTCTGCTGAAGAGATCTCATCTTTTTATTGATTTCTTTAATTTTATTACTCATGCTATGCTTTCTCCTCTCTTGTTTTTTTAATCTCAGAAATAACAGCTTCCAGCATTCTGACATTTCTGCTTCCAAGATGTGACTTGATCGTATTATGAATTTCATAATCGTCACTGAACAGCAGATAGGAGAAATTCTGAACATAATGATCAATCAGAAAGTAGAACTGATCATTAGTCATGCCGTGCTTCTGATAAAGGCCAATCGCTGAACGAAGCTCCTCAGTAATTACTTTCCTGGTTGAAGGGTAATAAATAATCTCATCGAGTGTTTTGATCATACTAATTCAACCTCCTGCTGTGCTGCCAGAATCGTATCAGTTCCAATAGGCTTTTCCTTGCGATTTGCGCCCTCAATAAGGGACTTTTCAAGAATGTTATTCATCCGTCTTACGGATCCGTTTCCAATCTCCCAGGCAGCGTTAATAGCTTCAGGGGCAAAGATTGGCTCACGGCAGCCGCATTCCTTAAGACAGTGCTGTACATAATCTTCAGCCTCATCTTTTTGAAGGCCCTGCATATCGTAATTAATCACAATACGCTGTCTAAGCGCATCATGCACTCTTTTACCAAGAATGCCGTTAAATCCTGATTCACCAACAAAAATAAGAATCATTCTGTTCTTTGAGTCAAAGTCAAAATTGAGAAGCATTTTAATGTCATGAAGAATCGCATTATGTAAATATTGAGCTTCATCCAGAATCAATACAGGTGTTACTTTGCGGTCAACTGAAAGGCTCTCAATAGTCTCGTGAATCTGCTTAAAAAGATCACACTTGCGGTTTTTTGGCTCCAGCCCCAGCCCATAGGCAACCTGTCTAAGAAATTCAGTAGCCGTTACTGTCGTCATGGCAATATAGATAACATGGTACAGCGATCGGTTAAGCTTGTTTACATAATCCCTTACAATTGATGTTTTTCCGGAACCGGGCGGACCAGTGAAGACGCCAATTCCTTTAATTGTTTTCAGATATTTGAGCCTGTCTGTCATATTCGCAACATCCTCGGATTCAAATGGTTTAGTGTATGTTGTCTCCTTCCGAAAAGGCATTTTACTAAATCCGTAGAAAGTCTTCACATCCATAGCACTATTCACCTCCAATCTTAATGTGCTGACGACGCTTTACTTTGCGGTTGGCCTTGCGGTCAAGAACGCTGACGGGAAGCAGCGCTGCTCCTTCTGCGCTCTTAATCCATGCCTTAGATAAATCAATAGGATCAATGATAAGCGTTACTGATTCACCAATATATTCCATAGGCACTTCGTAAAAGATATTATCGTATCGGATAGTTGCATCAGTGCGCACCTTTCTTTTATACCGATGAAGGAAGATCTGATGTTACTATTCACGGTTAGATATAGTTGATATATAAAGTTGTACCTAAAAAGAGCACGGAACGGTGCCCGTGATACGGCCTTGTTTTAATTGTAGTAAAGAGGTATGTAAAATGTATACACAGCGAAATGAAGCATGATGTTAAATCTGATTTCAGGTAATGGCTATGATACCTTATTCCACCATTATAACGGTTTGTCGATTCTCAGGAGAGATCTTCCCCTGAGAATATTTCTTTTACCGTTATTGGATCACCTTCATAAAGTCGTATCATTGCATAGATCTCATTTATTCCGTTTTTCCTGCAGGTTTCTATATACGTTTTGGCATCTGCGTAATACTGAGCGTTTTGAATATTTTGGAACTGTCCTGATGATCGCATATGGCTTTTTACGACTCTAAGTCCGCGTTCTGCGCAATTATTGGTTGTCGGAAGAGTGAAATCATTTACCCAAGCAAAGTAATTATCATAATAATCACGTATACGCTTAATTAGCGTCTTCTCGGATCTTCCAAAGTATGCATCATAATCTTTTTTGTTTCTCTTTTCCGCTCGGTTGAGTATATCATTAACTTTTTTGTTAAAGTTTTCAATAAATTCATCACTAAAGCGAGTCTCTCCCTTGTTTATGGCTTCTTTGCGTTTGTGGATGGTATCGGAAATAAGATCTTTCAGTTCCATAAGCTCATCATGTTTTGTATCAATAGCGATTTTTTTGAGGTCACGCTGAAGGTGCTGATTGCATTCAAGGTTGCCAAACTTGAATTTAGCGTTATAGTTCACTTTATTGTGATCATGCATCGTTTTTTGCTCTTCAGTGAGTAGTGTTAGGACTTTGTCTTCTTCAATCCCTTCAAGATCTTTCTTCTCATGAGCCGTATAATATGAGAGTGTTTCATCTCCGTAAAAGCGCAGGCAGCCTTTCTTTGTATTAATATTGATAACAGTGTCATCCCAATATACGAGAGTTCTTTGGAGCATTAGATTCTTTAAAACTATACGGAACTCAGATAACTTTTTTGATGCAATCATAGGAAGTTTTGCAAGGTAGCCTTCTGACGGACTTATTTCTCCGTTTGTGATCCCCTCAAAAAAGGTTTTAACCTTGTTAATAGGAACATTGCAGGTATTCATTAGCGATAAGCCAACGGCCTGTACTGCCGTCCCATAGTGACAGGCTGATCTTTCATTAGGCTTCAGGCCAAGAAAAAATGTAGTCCCGCAGCTTCCGCATTTGTATTGATAGAAAACCTTTTTGAGGTTTATAGGCTTGATGCTAATAGTTTTCTCATATACAGCTTTAGTTTTGCCGGTGAAAACAAGTTCATGAGAACCACATTTCGGACACTCAGTTGCATCATCTGCCACATATTCAATTTCTTCGTCAATATCATCAGGAATACCGAGTTCACTTTTAGAATGTCCTGGCTGACCTCCAATTTTTCTGTCAGTAGGCTCTCTGGAATTGATGCTTGAGTTATATTTTGCTTTTCCTATAGGAGTAGACGCAGTAGGAATACCAACGGTAGTTGAGTCATGATTGCTTATGGCATTAAGATATTCAATCTTGTCTTTCAGTCTGTTAATTTCATCATTAAGATTTCTAATCATTTCATCTTTTTCAAGACAAAGCTGCTTTAATTTTGCGATTCTGTTATCCCTGTATTCAAGCTTCTGTTTTTTGGATTTCAGTTCTTCATTACAATCGTAAAGTCTTGTTTTAAGGTCACCAATCTTTTTGCATGCTTTATCATATTTTACTGATAGTGTTCCTAAAGAATCCATTGATTTACTCCTTGTTAATCATCATTATTAAGAATTGATTCAATTCTATTGATCTTGCTGGTAAGCTTTCTATTAGCCGCCTTAAGCTGTTTGATCTCATCATCTCTGCTTGCAATAATTTTTTGCATATCCTCAACCATCTTTTTATAGGTTCTTCTGCCGCTTGCTTTTTCTTCATTTTCAGCTGTATTTTTATCAGGATTAGGCTTTCTCCCTCGCTTTTTGCTTGAAGGAATAATTTCTCCAGTTTCCTCGTCTACAACGCCAAGGTATTTGCGTTTTGCTCTAGGCTGTTTGAGCTCAGGATTCCAAACTGAAACAGATTCATAAGCATATTTCTTGCCAGTTTTCTTGTTTGTCACATAAACAATTGCCATCTTTTCTCACCCCCTTGTTACTATATACAGTATATCATATAACTAGCTTAAAATAAATAGTAATTTACATATAATTTAAATTTATTAGAGACTATGTTTGCTGAAATTATCAAGAAAAAGAGAATACTTTTTTGGTTGTCAGGAATAAGACACTTGAATTGTTAATACATGACTATAAATCACTTTAAAAGTTATAATAAAAGGGTATCCCATATATGGATATACCCCTAAATAAAGACATTATTCAATTTTTAATCTTTCAGCACTGTGAATAGTAACGATCTGATCAATTTCATCCTCGTCCTTATAAATGAAGCGATCTGCATCCCTCAAATATCTTTCACGCGCATTAAGAAGATTTCCTTCATTATCTGTTTCAGTGGTTCCATGGGATTTTGTGTTATAATCGGTATAGATATACTCGTTGACTCTTAAATTGATATCTTCCAGACTCTTGTACTGACTCCAGTCCTCGCAGTAATAGATGGAATTCTTCAGCGTGCTAAATGATTTTTCAATTTTACCCTTGGCTGCACCGTCACGGACAGGCGCATGAATAAGCTGAATGCCAAGTCTCGCGCAAATCATCTGAAGCTGATGATTAGAATATGGTGTTCCATTATCAACAAGAAGCATGGACGGAATGCCATAGGTCTTTACGGCATTTTTAAGCACCTTCTGGAAATTAACGCCACTATCCGCGAAGAATACCTCAAAGCCAACAGGCATTCTAGAGGCATCATCGATAATCATCATCAGATAAGTCTGACGCCCGTCAATCTTACTAAGATAAGTGGTATCAGCCTGCCACATCTGATTAGCGAATTCGAACTCAAAAGCCTTTCTGTCCTTGCCGTCATGATATTCATCCTTCTTAGGGCATTTCTCATGATAGCCTTTCACAAAGCGATCAATAGTGGACTGCGATGTTAAATCATCAATCAGTTTGTTTTCAATCAGTCTTTTTCTGACAATTGTGTTAAGAATACGGGGATATTTTTCAATCTGTTCAATAATAAACCGCTGTGCATCATCACTCAGCACTCTGAAAGTACCTGCATCAGACCGCTGCCCGGGCATCAGGCCCTCAATTCCAAATCTGCGGTAAAGGGAGAGCCAGTTTTCAAAGGTTCCTTTGTGGTACGTTCGTACGGAATTAGTGACAGGGTTTCTTAAGCTCTTGCCCTCCAG harbors:
- the tnpC gene encoding IS66 family transposase, with the protein product MSYADLIAVALKYYEECCGLRAELDELKNTFSYTADELKKVKAECEDLVIRVNTLNHENTRLQNQTDELKKNRFGRKSEKMNGKIHDDEFSDPLSEEMNESDCDGKKQNNNDSQKSRKIKRPACRQLNRKKKTRQIPEITIIDFDRERIDKEYGYGKWTLKGWNISEEFMFIPGNLYRVYVKRPVIRVYDDDDTNDLREVALPVNKLMLRSKVTPSLLAFIMSFKFVLGVPLARLSRVLSYQGINLSKEIMSDWVIKCTDRYLKPVYSEIMRQMACRTYTQIDETYLEVINDGRNAGSKSYIWCHITGEFEEERPLAVFCFELTRSADHLLEFYADLNDGTIHLTSDAYSAYYKLASEKKDHVILGGCFMHLRRRLYKAYEVKFKAVKDKELLEESPEKKCLDMIGDLYSADDDAKELTAKERAKVRDEIERPLVDAYFDYIKSLDISSGTFSEEMEDAVSYSLNHEDAFRVFLDDPMVPIDNGECERKIRNIAMVRNNSLFCYSIGGAETLCIIMTLIETAKSNGCDPHTYLEYLFESSLAHASVDISEYIDEMMPWSSEYQKFEEERFSRPLGKIPDFCTEEPEMPVKADVDTARAERRHAMMTENINSTTSRPAA
- a CDS encoding ACT domain-containing protein gives rise to the protein MKLELKKIEYNLTVCKIRNTSDIDMTSAFYFIGKTDEEISLVCKTEDTPAKTIERDDGWKGFRIQGTLDFSLIGILSKLSGILAEHKIGIFAVSTYNTDYILVKEENFERALKVLALEGYVIV
- the tnpA gene encoding IS66 family insertion sequence element accessory protein TnpA, whose protein sequence is MIEDQKNSHLTVKKYCDLNHIAESSFYKNKAKLTGGSSKSDRNMHSHFIPAVLTDKMTNMITLKIEIPVLKMCSERL
- the tnpB gene encoding IS66 family insertion sequence element accessory protein TnpB (TnpB, as the term is used for proteins encoded by IS66 family insertion elements, is considered an accessory protein, since TnpC, encoded by a neighboring gene, is a DDE family transposase.), with amino-acid sequence MSVLVANCFDMDIMNHSFFIFTNRSCTQIKMLYYDYSDFWLITRKLKKGRFHVKEHEDKNVIEMDKHRLLRLVKKGFPAAIRTH
- a CDS encoding radical SAM mobile pair protein B, whose amino-acid sequence is MEEIINGILIREVETKNIMTKSSLPVGGYSVNPYVGCTHACKYCYASFMKRFTGHKEEWGTFLDVKHWPEIKNPKKYAGQRVVIGSVTDGYNPQEEQYGNTRKLLEQLIGSDADILICTKSDLVVRDIDLLKKLGRVTVSWSINTLDENFKNDMDSASSIERRIAAMKQVYESGIRTVCFVSPVFPGITDFEAIFERVKEQCDLFWLENLNLRGGFKKTIMDYIAGKYPDLVPLYDEIYNKHKRSYFEALEVKAEKMDKKYDCAFVDNEMPYGRVPQGHPVIVDYFYHEEIRGTKNTGKRNR
- a CDS encoding radical SAM mobile pair protein A, producing MSICIKDQIQNMNIVIGCTVGCTYCYARNNVKRWRMIDDFAAPEFFPGKLKMMEKKRPQNFLLTGMSDLSGWKPEWRDEVFEKIRENPQHQFLFLTKQPDLLDFDTDLKNAWFGVTVTRKAELWRIDALRENVRAKHYHVTFEPLFDDPGTVDLSGINWIVVGTMTGAQSRKIHTEPEWAWSLADQAHKLSIPVFMKEDLVPIIGDENMIQEMPEEFNKVLEVQKSWKK
- a CDS encoding ExeA family protein, whose translation is MDVKTFYGFSKMPFRKETTYTKPFESEDVANMTDRLKYLKTIKGIGVFTGPPGSGKTSIVRDYVNKLNRSLYHVIYIAMTTVTATEFLRQVAYGLGLEPKNRKCDLFKQIHETIESLSVDRKVTPVLILDEAQYLHNAILHDIKMLLNFDFDSKNRMILIFVGESGFNGILGKRVHDALRQRIVINYDMQGLQKDEAEDYVQHCLKECGCREPIFAPEAINAAWEIGNGSVRRMNNILEKSLIEGANRKEKPIGTDTILAAQQEVELV
- a CDS encoding Mu transposase C-terminal domain-containing protein; translated protein: MFLHRYKRKVRTDATIRYDNIFYEVPMEYIGESVTLIIDPIDLSKAWIKSAEGAALLPVSVLDRKANRKVKRRQHIKIGGE